A window of the Sabethes cyaneus chromosome 1, idSabCyanKW18_F2, whole genome shotgun sequence genome harbors these coding sequences:
- the LOC128735151 gene encoding succinate dehydrogenase [ubiquinone] cytochrome b small subunit, mitochondrial: protein MALNFVLRSTCRSSAPLFGSLVNAGRLSVPVTRSLVPKVSAPTLLSGSLRHFTATPVRRAAAGGNHSTLWTAEKALSLALLGILPVGLLYPSQVTDAAIAVGVVMHMHWGLEAIVTDYVRPILVGHTVPKICHALLIVVSAATLGGLFYFIHNDIGIANTIRTIWATKTKA from the exons ATGGCTCTCAATTTTGTCCTTCGTTCGACCTGCCGTAGCTCGG CTCCACTGTTTGGTTCGTTGGTTAATGCCGGCCGCTTGTCGGTGCCGGTGACTCGCTCGCTGGTTCCGAAAGTCAGTGCTCCTACTCTGCTGAGCGGCTCTCTGCGTCATTTCACTGCAACACCAGTCCGCCGGGCGGCTGCCGGTGGAAACCATTCTACGCTATGGACCGCAGAAAAAGCACTTTCCCTCGCACTGCTGGGTATTCTGCCGGTTGGCTTGTTGTACCCTTCCCAGGTCACTGATGCTGCTATTGCCGTTGGCGTCGTAATGCATATGCACTG GGGATTGGAAGCTATTGTTACCGATTATGTCCGCCCAATTCTTGTTGGTCATACCGTGCCGAAAATTTGCCACGCTCTACTGATAGTTGTTTCCGCGGCCACCCTCGGAGGACTGTTTTACTTTATCCACAACGATATCGGTATTGCCAACACTATTCGCACTATCTGGGCCACCAAAACGAAGGCTTAA
- the LOC128732487 gene encoding mediator of RNA polymerase II transcription subunit 10, whose amino-acid sequence MTSPLENLENHLEMFIENVRQIRIIVSDFQPQGQNVLNQKIQSLVTGLQEIDKLKNQVDVNVPLEVFDYIDQGRNPQLYTKDCIDKALTKNEEVKGKIDSYRKFKSNLLKELGEMFPVEISKYKAIRGDE is encoded by the exons tgaaaatcatTTGGAAATGTTCATTGAGAACGTGCGTCAAATACGGATAATTGTTAGCGACTTCCAACCGCAAGGTCAAAACGTGTTGAATCAGAAAAT TCAATCTCTGGTGACGGGACTACAAGAAATCGACAAGCTCAAAAACCAAGTCGATGTAAACGTACCGCTAGAGGTATTCGATTACATTGATCAGGGTAGAAATCCGCAACTGTACACCAAGGACTGCATCGATAAGGCATTAACCAAGAACGAAGAGGTCAAGGGTAAGATCGATTCCTATCGGAAGTTCAAGAGCAATCTGCTGAAAGAGCTAGGCGAAATGTTTCCCGTCGAGATCAGCAAATATAAGGCAATCCGCGGTGATGAATAG